The window CTGATCGTCCGCCCCGAGGAGGAGATCTACGCGATCACCTCGAACGGCGGGGTGATTCGCACCCCGGTGCGAGAAGTCCGCCGGGCCCAGCGTCAAACGATGGGGGTCCGTTTGATCAACCTGGCCGGGGGTGACACCGTCGTGGCCATTGCACGCAACGCCGAGCCCGACCAGGAGAACGGAACCAGCTGACGTGACCGACGAGTGGACCCGCCGGGCCGCCGCGGGGGTGGGCCAGCCCGGGGGGCGCGCCGCTGACCCGCCTGGCGCGGATCAGCCGGTAGCTGGGTCGCCGGATGGCGAGCGCCGGGCCGACGAGGTTCACCTCGGTGCGGGGGAGGCGCCCGAAGCGCGGCCGCGCGACGGCGGAACCGGCGAGCGAGGGCCGGACGTGTCGCCCGGCGCCAGGCCTTTCCAGAGCGGGCAGCCGAGGCGCGGTCCCTCGGCGACGGCCCGCCGCCCGCCGGGTTCTCCACCGCGCGGTACGGCCGTCATCACCCCGGCTCCGGGCACCGCGCGCCGACCCACTCGACGGGCCCGTCTGGTGCTCAAGCGGATCGACCCCTGGTCGATCCTCAGGCTGACCTTCGTCTACTCGCTCGCCCTCTACCTGATCATCCTGGTGGCGGTCTCGGCTCTCTACGCGCTCCTCGCCGCGATGGGCGTCTTCCACTCGCTGGACACCTTCTTTCACGACGTCGGCTCCACCTCGTCGGCGAGCTCCTACTTCGGATTCGGCCGCGTCTTCCTGGTGGCCCTGGTGATCGGCGCGGTCAACGTGGTGCTCCTAACCGCGCTCGTCACGCTTGGTGCCTTCCTGTACAACCTGTGTGTCGACCTGGTGGGCGGTGTCGAGCTGACGTTGACCGAAGCCGAGTGATCCGCTCCGCCGCGTGGGGTAACCTGCTGCGGCCCGGTCGGTCGTCGCCGGCCAGGCCGAGCGCTGGGGCCTGTAGCTCAGTCGGTTAGAGCGCATCCCTGATAAGGATGAGGCCGGAGGTTCAAGTCCTCCCAGGCC of the Mycobacteriales bacterium genome contains:
- a CDS encoding DUF3566 domain-containing protein, which gives rise to MSPGARPFQSGQPRRGPSATARRPPGSPPRGTAVITPAPGTARRPTRRARLVLKRIDPWSILRLTFVYSLALYLIILVAVSALYALLAAMGVFHSLDTFFHDVGSTSSASSYFGFGRVFLVALVIGAVNVVLLTALVTLGAFLYNLCVDLVGGVELTLTEAE